One genomic segment of Flavobacteriaceae bacterium includes these proteins:
- a CDS encoding TolC family protein, which produces MKKKFLIIALLILASFGYSQKKWNLKECVDEALKKNITVQQNQLNILLAERDVEIAKGNFLPNISGSNNVDFRSGLSPDQNGILTTTDNFNTNFSVSARGTIFNGFRNLNTYKQAKLGVEASKLTLEKIQNDISLFVVNGYLNVLFAKENLAVAEVQAEISKKQVDAAQDRFDAGVIPKGDLLNVQSTAANDAQNVVTQQNALNLALLNLAQLLQVPYENFDVLEINVGFPSANLPYENSNIVYEKALEIQPQIKNATLAIENADLSIEISKAAFLPSVSYNLATSTSYFNQFNNLLPGQRNANFFDQLNDRLQYGVGVSVNIPIFSGFQNKNTVAKSIINKSTAELNLESQKLNLQQTIEQAYLDSKAASKVYEAATISLESQREAFKNAQESYRLGAMSLFDFDLVRNRLVSAESALIRSKYDFVFKTKVLQFYYGELRLD; this is translated from the coding sequence ATGAAAAAAAAGTTTCTAATCATAGCATTACTAATTCTGGCCAGTTTTGGATACTCACAAAAAAAATGGAATTTAAAAGAATGTGTAGATGAAGCATTGAAAAAAAATATCACGGTTCAGCAGAACCAGTTGAATATTTTACTGGCCGAAAGAGATGTTGAGATTGCCAAAGGGAATTTTTTGCCTAATATAAGCGGTTCGAACAACGTCGATTTCAGGTCGGGCTTATCTCCGGATCAAAACGGAATTTTAACAACAACGGATAACTTCAATACTAATTTTAGTGTATCTGCAAGAGGTACTATTTTTAACGGATTTAGAAACCTAAACACCTATAAACAGGCAAAATTAGGGGTTGAAGCCAGTAAATTGACCTTAGAAAAAATTCAAAATGACATTTCTCTATTTGTAGTGAATGGTTATCTGAATGTTCTTTTTGCAAAAGAAAATCTTGCTGTTGCCGAAGTACAGGCAGAAATAAGCAAAAAACAAGTGGATGCCGCCCAAGACAGGTTTGATGCGGGAGTAATACCGAAAGGAGATTTGCTGAATGTACAATCTACTGCTGCAAATGATGCTCAGAATGTTGTTACTCAGCAAAATGCATTAAACCTGGCGTTATTAAATTTAGCTCAGTTACTTCAGGTACCCTATGAAAATTTTGATGTTTTAGAGATTAATGTCGGATTTCCGTCAGCAAATTTACCATATGAAAACTCAAATATAGTTTATGAAAAGGCACTGGAAATACAACCTCAAATAAAAAATGCGACTTTAGCTATAGAAAATGCGGATTTATCCATTGAAATTTCAAAAGCGGCCTTTTTACCTTCTGTTTCTTATAACTTGGCAACCAGCACTTCTTATTTTAATCAATTCAACAATTTACTCCCGGGGCAACGGAATGCTAATTTCTTTGATCAATTAAATGACAGGCTTCAATATGGAGTAGGAGTTTCTGTTAACATACCTATTTTTAGCGGATTTCAAAATAAGAATACAGTAGCAAAATCTATTATTAATAAAAGTACTGCCGAGCTAAACCTGGAGAGTCAAAAATTGAATTTACAGCAAACCATAGAGCAGGCCTATCTGGATTCCAAAGCTGCTTCAAAAGTATATGAAGCAGCTACAATATCTTTGGAATCACAAAGGGAAGCATTTAAAAATGCTCAGGAAAGCTATCGTTTGGGAGCCATGTCTCTATTTGATTTTGATTTGGTCAGAAACAGGTTAGTAAGTGCAGAGTCTGCTTTGATCAGATCAAAATACGATTTTGTTTTTAAAACAAAAGTGCTGCAATTCTACTACGGAGAACTTCGTTTGGATTAA
- a CDS encoding DUF420 domain-containing protein, whose protein sequence is MNKLQEKQYKRGIIMLSVLIPIVVAILFRVKIPNVAPLHFLPPIYATINGITAILLIMAVIAIKKGNRKIHERLNMTALVCSTVFLVMYVAYHMTSDPTEFGGKSVVKYIYYFVLLSHILLSIVVIPFVLITFMRAKLGQFTKHKKIAKITFPLWLYVAITGVVVYLMISPYYG, encoded by the coding sequence ATGAATAAATTACAAGAAAAGCAATATAAAAGAGGAATTATAATGTTGTCCGTTTTAATTCCAATAGTTGTTGCGATATTGTTCAGAGTAAAAATTCCTAATGTTGCACCTTTGCATTTTCTACCTCCTATTTACGCTACCATTAATGGAATTACTGCTATTCTTTTAATCATGGCTGTCATAGCAATCAAAAAAGGAAACAGAAAAATACATGAAAGGCTCAATATGACTGCTTTGGTATGCTCCACAGTATTTTTAGTCATGTATGTTGCCTACCATATGACTTCGGACCCGACAGAATTTGGCGGAAAAAGTGTTGTAAAGTACATCTATTATTTTGTGCTACTCTCTCATATTTTACTCTCAATTGTCGTCATTCCTTTTGTATTAATTACATTTATGAGAGCAAAATTGGGACAATTTACCAAGCATAAAAAAATAGCAAAAATCACATTTCCGCTCTGGTTATATGTTGCCATTACCGGAGTGGTTGTATATCTAATGATATCGCCATATTATGGATAA
- a CDS encoding redoxin domain-containing protein: MKNKYSYVGVAFIILIFGIYAIPKIVTRYQNNDIVKENRLNKVKKNKKAALSDLYTFNKVPDFEFINQHGDTITNKTFAGKVYVVEFFFSTCPTICPIMKGKMVTIQSTFANNDAFGIASISITPGIDTPAILKEYAARNQITYKNWHLLTGKPDTVVYALSNKGFKLYAGKGEESHGGFEHSGLFALIDKKGYIRSRKDAYGNPILYYRAIEEGGFADQIEELKTDIKALLNE; encoded by the coding sequence ATGAAGAATAAATATTCTTATGTAGGAGTGGCTTTTATCATTTTAATATTTGGGATATATGCTATCCCTAAAATAGTTACCAGATATCAGAATAATGATATTGTTAAAGAAAATCGATTAAATAAAGTTAAAAAAAATAAAAAGGCAGCTCTTTCGGATTTATATACATTTAATAAAGTGCCCGATTTTGAGTTTATCAATCAGCATGGAGATACCATCACCAACAAAACATTTGCGGGTAAGGTATATGTTGTGGAGTTTTTTTTCTCTACTTGCCCGACAATTTGTCCTATTATGAAGGGTAAGATGGTTACCATACAAAGCACATTTGCCAACAATGATGCTTTTGGAATAGCTTCTATTTCCATTACTCCGGGTATTGACACTCCGGCAATACTAAAAGAATATGCAGCAAGAAATCAAATTACTTATAAAAACTGGCATTTGTTAACGGGGAAACCGGATACTGTTGTATATGCTTTGTCCAACAAAGGGTTTAAATTATATGCAGGCAAAGGAGAAGAAAGTCACGGAGGGTTTGAACATTCCGGGTTATTTGCTTTGATAGATAAAAAAGGATATATAAGATCGAGGAAAGATGCCTATGGAAACCCCATATTGTATTACAGAGCAATAGAAGAAGGTGGTTTTGCTGATCAAATAGAAGAATTAAAAACAGATATTAAAGCATTATTAAATGAATAA
- a CDS encoding cytochrome C oxidase subunit IV yields MAHAHESNAKRIWVVFGILSIITIVEVAFGIYKPKGLHLGIFLGTSWLNWIFIILTLAKAYGITWTFMHMEGEKKWLRRAVVWTAVFLIIYLITLLLIEGDYLYDTLAPLVKW; encoded by the coding sequence ATGGCACACGCACACGAATCAAATGCAAAAAGAATATGGGTTGTATTTGGCATTCTGTCAATAATTACAATTGTAGAAGTAGCTTTTGGGATTTATAAACCCAAAGGGTTACACTTAGGTATTTTTTTAGGGACAAGCTGGCTAAACTGGATATTTATTATTCTTACTTTGGCAAAAGCATACGGAATTACGTGGACTTTTATGCATATGGAAGGTGAGAAAAAATGGCTTCGAAGAGCAGTGGTATGGACGGCTGTTTTTTTAATTATTTACCTTATAACCTTGTTATTGATCGAGGGAGATTATTTATATGACACCTTAGCACCATTAGTAAAGTGGTAA
- a CDS encoding cytochrome oxidase subunit III, with product MEANIAVHSEKKQTWNGGGVKPFGASYGKMMMWFFIVSDALTFSGFLAAYGLTRYKFIDSWPIADEVFTHVPFTHGSFPMIYVAFMTFILIFSSVTMVLAVDAGHQMKKNKVAWYMFATIIGGLIFVGSQAWEWNTFIKGSYGAVKTTDGKILQFVKDGHQIALSDFVIGERTAHRVQHTRKNGLWFESEGTIPNYSIDQIVNAYNADSDVQIRTELINLDTKQKTILSREAGASELAKAKLVAEGANLEVNEYGNTIFANFFFFITGFHGFHVFSGIVFNIIIFFNIILGTYEKRGHYEMVEKVGLYWHFVDLVWVFVFTFFYLV from the coding sequence ATGGAAGCAAACATTGCTGTACACTCGGAAAAAAAGCAAACATGGAATGGTGGTGGCGTAAAGCCGTTTGGAGCTAGTTATGGTAAAATGATGATGTGGTTTTTTATCGTATCGGATGCATTGACTTTTTCGGGTTTTTTAGCTGCTTACGGGTTAACCCGCTATAAGTTTATTGACTCCTGGCCCATTGCTGATGAAGTATTTACTCATGTCCCTTTTACGCATGGCAGTTTTCCGATGATCTATGTTGCTTTCATGACATTTATCCTCATCTTTTCTTCGGTTACGATGGTACTAGCTGTTGATGCAGGGCATCAGATGAAGAAAAACAAAGTAGCCTGGTATATGTTTGCTACTATCATAGGAGGGTTAATATTTGTGGGTTCTCAAGCATGGGAGTGGAATACGTTTATCAAAGGTTCTTATGGAGCCGTAAAAACTACTGATGGTAAAATCTTACAATTTGTAAAGGATGGGCATCAAATAGCATTGTCTGATTTTGTCATTGGAGAAAGAACAGCCCACAGGGTACAGCACACCCGAAAAAACGGATTGTGGTTTGAATCGGAAGGTACCATACCTAACTATTCCATTGATCAAATTGTAAATGCATATAATGCAGATTCCGATGTCCAAATCAGAACGGAATTAATAAATTTAGATACAAAACAAAAAACCATTTTATCAAGAGAAGCAGGAGCATCCGAACTCGCAAAAGCCAAGTTGGTGGCAGAAGGGGCGAATTTGGAAGTAAATGAATACGGAAATACTATTTTTGCTAATTTCTTCTTCTTCATTACCGGATTTCACGGGTTTCACGTTTTTTCAGGGATCGTCTTCAATATCATTATTTTCTTCAATATTATTCTAGGCACTTATGAAAAAAGAGGACACTATGAAATGGTAGAAAAAGTAGGTTTATATTGGCACTTTGTAGATTTAGTATGGGTATTCGTTTTTACCTTCTTCTACTTAGTATAA
- a CDS encoding heme-copper oxidase subunit III, which translates to MANKETLEEELTVAKRKTAKPMLWVSMISMVMFFAGLTSAYLISMKRDDWVTFDLPQAFFTSTLLIIVSSTTLFLSQLFIKRNKRPESIILLAITFMLGLLFIWQQYEGFHQLKEAGLYFTGEGSTVSASFLIGISLMHALHVMAGIIVLLVILFNHFRHKYTAADFLGFQLGAIFWHFVGALWTFLFLFFYFIRK; encoded by the coding sequence ATGGCGAACAAAGAAACACTTGAAGAAGAATTAACTGTAGCAAAAAGAAAAACCGCAAAACCGATGCTGTGGGTTTCCATGATTAGTATGGTGATGTTTTTTGCAGGATTAACCAGTGCATACCTTATAAGTATGAAACGGGACGACTGGGTTACTTTTGATTTGCCCCAAGCATTTTTTACAAGCACCCTACTCATCATCGTAAGTAGTACTACTTTATTCCTATCTCAACTATTTATAAAGAGAAATAAAAGGCCCGAATCTATTATACTACTGGCGATTACTTTTATGCTGGGTCTGTTGTTTATCTGGCAACAATATGAAGGGTTTCATCAGTTAAAAGAAGCGGGCTTGTATTTTACAGGGGAAGGGAGCACCGTCTCAGCTTCATTTCTTATTGGTATCAGTCTAATGCATGCACTACACGTAATGGCAGGTATCATAGTGTTGTTGGTTATATTGTTTAATCATTTCAGACATAAATATACGGCTGCTGATTTTCTCGGGTTTCAGCTTGGGGCAATATTTTGGCATTTTGTAGGTGCTTTATGGACTTTTCTATTTCTCTTTTTCTATTTTATCAGGAAATAA
- the cyoE gene encoding protoheme IX farnesyltransferase, with product MNSITGIEHKSSVKSFLSDLKQLTKVGLSLSVVFSSVAGYLLAVDFIDYSVLFLLATGGFLMVGASNIFNQIIEKDTDALMKRTMNRPLPTGRVSVHTAFFIAISFTLVGLAILYGINPKSALFGAISIFLYTCAYTPLKSVTPLTVFVGAFPGAIPFMLGWVAATNQFGIEAGFLFMIQFFWQFPHFWAIGWLQYEEYKKAGFNMLPMNKKDAGSIRQIIFYTFIMIVVSVSPVFKVTGKFYIYPVTAFIIALLGGVMLYYAYRLYKTRHDKEARKLMLSSIFYITMVQVVYVIDKFLH from the coding sequence ATGAATTCTATTACCGGAATCGAACATAAATCATCCGTAAAAAGTTTTTTATCAGATTTAAAACAGCTAACCAAAGTCGGGCTTTCTTTAAGTGTAGTTTTTTCTTCTGTGGCAGGGTATTTACTCGCTGTAGATTTTATAGATTATTCTGTTTTGTTTCTATTGGCTACAGGCGGATTTTTAATGGTGGGTGCTTCTAATATTTTTAATCAGATTATTGAAAAAGATACGGATGCGCTGATGAAACGCACCATGAACAGGCCATTGCCCACCGGCAGGGTAAGTGTTCATACGGCTTTTTTCATAGCCATAAGTTTTACACTTGTCGGATTAGCTATCTTATATGGAATCAACCCGAAAAGCGCGTTATTTGGTGCTATTTCCATTTTTTTATACACTTGCGCTTACACTCCTTTAAAATCGGTAACGCCATTAACGGTTTTTGTAGGCGCCTTTCCGGGTGCTATTCCATTCATGCTAGGGTGGGTAGCTGCCACAAATCAATTCGGGATTGAAGCAGGTTTCTTATTTATGATACAGTTTTTCTGGCAATTTCCACATTTTTGGGCCATTGGATGGCTACAATACGAAGAATATAAAAAAGCCGGATTCAATATGCTGCCAATGAACAAAAAAGATGCCGGTTCTATCAGACAAATTATTTTCTACACGTTTATTATGATAGTAGTATCCGTATCGCCCGTATTTAAGGTAACAGGAAAATTCTATATATATCCGGTGACCGCATTCATAATTGCCTTACTTGGAGGAGTTATGTTGTATTATGCCTATCGATTATACAAAACTCGTCATGATAAGGAAGCCCGAAAACTGATGCTGTCAAGTATCTTTTACATAACAATGGTGCAGGTGGTATATGTGATAGATAAATTTTTACATTAA